The following DNA comes from Denticeps clupeoides chromosome 14, fDenClu1.1, whole genome shotgun sequence.
GAGCACATCCAAGTAATGGTGATGCTACATGTCACAAACAGTGCCGTTGAATGACCCCCATATCGCAAAGGGTCACAGATGGCCCAGTACCTGTCACCCGAAATCAAGCAAACGTGAAGCATGGATGCGATGCAAAGCGCTATGTCGAGACTCGAGTGCAGCGTGCAAACTGTCTCTCCCAAGTACCAGCAGCCCTCCACAGACCTCATCATGCTGTACGGCAACACCAAGCAGCCCAGCAAGCAGTCCGCGAGCGCCAGCGAGAGGATGATGAAGTTGGTCGGGGACTGCAGCTGCTTGAAGAGACAGACGGAAATGATGACAAACAGGTTCCCGAACACGGTCACAAGGATGAGGACCAGCAACACGGAGTACATGACCACCTTAGTGACAACGTGCCTTTCCGCCCTCATGCACGAGTTTCTCAGATGAGGAAAACAGTAGAGTGAATTTCCCGAATCTCTGGTGAAATTCATATCACTGCCCATATCGCTGTTTCTATTCAGAGAGAAGTAACTGTCAGGCTTTTCAAGTAAAGTACTCTCCTCCTGTCTGTGGGCCGAGCCTCCTGACTTCGCTTTATATATTGTCATTTCTGAGTGTCTACAGTTAACACCCACCTCTCCACACCTACCACAGATAAAACTGCCTAAAGAAACATCCTGTCTATAATGTACACCTAGTTTGTTCATCTAATCGAGGCCCGATCACTCAATCCTGGATGATTTTGACCTACCACTTTCATTATTCTGCAGGtattatttcaattaaaatttaTTCTAATGAGCAATCCAGCATATCGACATGTTTTTTCCACTGTGgcttaaatgatttatttgttttagtgGTTGGAAAGATCTATTCAGGCTTTACATGGGCCTTGCCTTTTTGAATCACCAGACTAGTAAAAACATCTGCTCTGCTAGCTGATCTGAACTTGAAGGTTTATGATATCTGCTTTATTCTCCATGAAAGCAAACAGTCTTTGTCTTGTCCAAATAAAAGGAGGAGatgtatttcatgtaaaataatgagtgcatttattaatgattattaatGTGTTATGAACATACGCAAAGTAAATTGTTACAGTTCATGTTACACCTCAGCTCTCAATGCAGCATTTGGAAGCTATAACAAAGAAATGCAATCAAGTCAGATCACAATTTAATACAAAGTGTACAGTTTGCATGTATAATCTAAACAGTCAAGCCAACCATTagtaaaaatatggaaaaaactATTTAATCTGAACATTTCCAGATGTCAGTATTTATAATACAAGATgtttcaattaattaaaaacaaaccaaaaaattaagCAGTGTCCATTTTTGTGTTTGAGGAATTTTGTCTAAAGATTTGCCTTGAAAGGATGATATGAAATGCCCTCTGGAAGCGAGGGTAGAAAAATCCATATATTAGAGGATTACACATGGAATTTAAGTAACCAAACCACACAAGAGCATCAAAAACACTGGCTGGGGCTGAGAAGTTAAGAAAAGGGTCAATAATCGTGGTTATGAAAAAGGGCATCCAGCACAGCAAAAACACGCCAACAACAAAACTCAAGGTTTTTGCAGCTTTCCTCTCTTTCTGATCTGAAACGGCAGTTGTGACAAGTCTATCAGATATGCTCTGGGCATGTCTTCTCGCCACATAGAAGATCTTAAGGTAGAGTGAAACCATCACTGCTGCTGGAGTGAAGAATGTCAAAAGGGGTGCTATGATGCCCCACTGTTTGTTAAAAAGCAAAACGCAGGTGCCAACACACAAGCTTTCGACCAGCATCTCCATGCCCACCAAATTCACCTTGGAGGCCACGACCCCAAAACTGAACATAATGGAGAACAGCCAGGTAATGCTGGTACCAGCAGCCACAAACAGTGCTGTAGAATGACCCCCATACCTCAGAGGATCACAGATGGCCCAGTATCTATCGACTGAAATTAAGGAAACGTGGAGCATGGAGGCCACACTGAGACCCATGTCGAGACTCGAGTGCAGCGTGCAAACTGTCTCTCCCAAGTACCAGCAGCCCTCCACAGACCTCATCATGCTGTACGGCAACACCAAGCAGCCCAGCAAGCAGTCCACCAGCGCCAGCGAGAGGATGATGAAGTTGGTCGGGGACTGCAGCTGCCTGAAGTGAGAGATGGACATGATGACAAGCAGGTTCCCGAACACGGTCACGAGGATGATCGCCAGCATAAAGGTGTACATGATCGCTTTAGTGACGGGATATCTATCTGCTCGTAAGCAAGAGTCGCTCAGGTGAGGGAAACAGTACAGAGAATCATCTGCATCATCAGTGACATTCATGGTGAAGACATCTGTGGGCACACATGCGGCGTTCTACAGACATTAGCACCACTTCTTCAAGCAGCAACACACAGGTCTAAACGTGAATACAGTGCCGTTGAAAATACACTTCACATTACAGAAACAAATCACCAGTACAACAGCCCAGTAATGTAACAAATACACTCAGATCTTCAGAACTCAGTACATGTGGCTGCAGACCATCTGAACCTACCACATCTGTGCTTTATATAGATTCTAGTTTGAAGTCTGGCTGGTGGAAACACCCATGCATACCCCAGGTAACAcccaccactgttttttttttcaataccaTTGAGTGCAATACCATTTAAGAGCGGTTTTCACAAAAGTAGGGCTTAAACATACTTTATATTCATTCCAATTAGCTACATATTACAATAATGTTAAAGTAACTAAACAAGTTCctaattataatttatatacagtatataaagaTAGTAataacattttcacttttttcaggaTGGTTTCAACAGCAAAACAGGATGCAACTGGAAGGTGAAAAGCAGTTGTTATCATTCGTTCAAACGTTTTGTGATATTTAATGGATCTGATCATCCATTCAGCAGATCATCATATTGATGGTCTTGAAATTCAAATAATGGCtgccataaaaatgaaaaaagattcTGAAGGTTTCTCTTCAATCACCATATTTAGCTAAAGCGGCCagataatgtaaaatataaaaagataagTGCAAATATACTTTATATAACAAGAATACTGTCAcaactacggacttacgggggaaggaagcgcagaggtctgacatactgggaaggggtttttattaataaacaaacactaaacacaaataaagactggcgcagtggccgaaaacgatttaacttaaacaaggaacacaaactaacccgtaggcgtgtggcgattgccagaactcaaatcacaaacatacacacggttgccaaatgaagttcatgaaaatgccggagacctagaaggggcggaaacatccggcatttatggggcgtcaggattggagtcaggtgtggagcccagctgcaggcaatcctgacagagcccccccctccaagggctacgtcctcggagccccaacagtaccatcagtggaggcggcggggcggacggcggcaaccacagggctcctgccctgctgtatcctccccttggaggacccggtccctcggcctggctccccggcgtggtcaggcgtggcggccccggtccctcggcctggctccccggcgtggtcaggcgtggcggccccggtccctcggcctggcacCCCGGCGTGGtaccgcttggcggccccggtccctcggcctggctccccggcgtggtcccgcttggcggccccggaccctcggcctggctccccgctgtggtcccgcttggcggccccggaccctcggcttggctccccggcgtggtcccgcatggcggccccggaccctcggcctggctccccggcgtggtcccgcatggcggccccggaccctcggcctggctcctcgccgtggtcccgcatggcggccccggaccctcggcctggctccccggcatggtcccgcatggcggccccggactcccgtacctgcacacaataatcagggccgatccatctgggtacgtgtgggccctgtctccacacgtcccctctgacacgtcttgtgtcaccccctgcaccgcgcagggagattgtcccagagcctctggtgactgttccaggcaccccaggctggtgccttctgggactatgcagcccctctcgctgcacggccctggtgccaagggggggggcattgccagaccatccggctagccccttctgcgtccgttgggacaagcaggccctcttcctgcctgtcccagctgggtcctcatacctacccgggggctctatggcgctccacccctctggaggcggacacagacctatgcctggcccaccctcctcaccggctaccggaggacccagctcaatcgcttccccacctaccctcccctcaggaggagtccccaacccaaactgcacccccccaaaa
Coding sequences within:
- the LOC114763684 gene encoding trace amine-associated receptor 13c-like, which codes for MNVTDDADDSLYCFPHLSDSCLRADRYPVTKAIMYTFMLAIILVTVFGNLLVIMSISHFRQLQSPTNFIILSLALVDCLLGCLVLPYSMMRSVEGCWYLGETVCTLHSSLDMGLSVASMLHVSLISVDRYWAICDPLRYGGHSTALFVAAGTSITWLFSIMFSFGVVASKVNLVGMEMLVESLCVGTCVLLFNKQWGIIAPLLTFFTPAAVMVSLYLKIFYVARRHAQSISDRLVTTAVSDQKERKAAKTLSFVVGVFLLCWMPFFITTIIDPFLNFSAPASVFDALVWFGYLNSMCNPLIYGFFYPRFQRAFHIILSRQIFRQNSSNTKMDTA